From a single Sediminibacterium sp. KACHI17 genomic region:
- a CDS encoding nucleotidyltransferase family protein: MTSFRDHLIPVSHTIEQALVQLNQLGKDAILFVLDENDSLIGALTDGDVRRGLIKGVQITQSVNLIIQPNPHFIQKGETDIYRIIEYRENNYRIIPVVDKSGKVINVINFREFRSFLPIDVVIMAGGKGQRLMPLTATKPKPLLKVGDKPIIDHNVTRLSLYGITEFWISIKYLGEQIEEYFGNGLGRNINIKYLKEDEPLGTIGAVSKIENFHHDYVLVTNSDILTNIDYEHFFLDFLKNDADLSVVTIPYQVNVPYAVLETEDGWVKGFTEKPSYIYYSNGGIYLMKKEILSRLPKNTFYNTTDLMEEMIRNGKRVYSYPLAGYWLDIGSPNDYEKAKIDINNIKL; this comes from the coding sequence ATGACATCTTTTCGTGACCATTTAATTCCTGTTAGTCATACAATAGAACAAGCACTAGTTCAATTGAATCAGCTTGGAAAAGATGCAATTCTTTTCGTATTGGATGAAAATGACAGCTTGATAGGAGCTTTAACAGATGGCGATGTGAGGCGAGGTCTTATAAAAGGTGTCCAAATAACTCAATCAGTAAATTTAATTATACAACCTAATCCGCATTTTATTCAGAAAGGCGAAACGGATATTTATCGAATAATCGAATATAGGGAAAACAATTATCGTATAATACCTGTAGTTGATAAAAGCGGAAAAGTAATAAATGTTATTAATTTTCGTGAATTTCGTTCTTTTCTTCCTATCGACGTAGTGATTATGGCTGGAGGTAAGGGGCAGCGTCTTATGCCTCTAACAGCAACCAAGCCTAAGCCCTTATTAAAGGTTGGCGATAAACCAATTATAGATCACAACGTAACAAGACTCAGCCTTTACGGTATTACAGAATTTTGGATATCAATCAAATATTTAGGGGAACAAATAGAAGAATATTTTGGCAATGGATTGGGTCGAAATATTAATATCAAATATTTAAAAGAAGATGAACCATTAGGGACGATTGGAGCTGTTTCAAAAATTGAAAATTTTCATCATGACTATGTATTGGTAACTAATTCCGACATACTTACCAATATTGATTACGAACATTTTTTTCTAGATTTTCTCAAGAATGATGCAGATTTATCAGTAGTAACCATACCCTATCAAGTAAATGTTCCTTATGCAGTACTTGAAACTGAAGACGGATGGGTGAAAGGATTTACCGAAAAGCCCTCATATATCTATTATTCAAATGGTGGTATATATCTAATGAAAAAAGAAATTTTATCTAGACTACCTAAGAATACTTTTTATAATACTACAGATTTAATGGAGGAAATGATCAGAAATGGAAAACGCGTTTATTCGTATCCGCTTGCAGGATACTGGCTTGATATTGGAAGTCCGAATGATTATGAAAAAGCAAAAATAGATATAAATAATATCAAACTTTAA
- a CDS encoding PIG-L family deacetylase: MSKRKVVIVSAHPDDETLGAGGTLLKHKQKGDELYWIIATSIFETQGYSKERIAKRKEEIDIVAAKYGFLQVFNLGYPTMSLSASSVITMVPEISKIFLSIEPEIIYLINRSDAHSDHRYLFDSVVACTKSFRYPFIKQVLMYECISETEFAPALSERLFMPNYFIDITEQFNEKISILNIFESEIHEHPFPRSLRNVEALAIFRGATVGVKYAEAFQLIKFIEK, from the coding sequence ATGAGCAAAAGAAAAGTAGTTATAGTTTCTGCCCATCCTGATGACGAAACATTGGGCGCAGGGGGTACATTATTAAAACATAAGCAAAAGGGAGATGAACTTTATTGGATTATAGCAACGTCTATATTCGAAACCCAAGGATACAGTAAAGAGAGGATTGCTAAGAGAAAGGAAGAAATAGATATAGTGGCAGCAAAATATGGGTTTTTACAGGTATTTAACTTAGGTTACCCAACCATGAGTTTGAGCGCATCTTCAGTAATAACAATGGTACCTGAAATTTCTAAAATATTTTTATCCATTGAACCTGAAATAATTTACCTTATAAATCGTTCTGATGCACACTCAGATCATCGTTATCTGTTCGACAGTGTAGTTGCTTGTACTAAGTCATTTAGATACCCATTCATTAAGCAAGTACTAATGTATGAATGTATTTCTGAAACAGAGTTTGCTCCAGCATTATCGGAAAGATTGTTCATGCCCAACTACTTCATAGATATAACCGAACAATTCAATGAAAAAATCTCTATACTCAATATTTTTGAATCTGAAATTCATGAACACCCATTCCCGAGAAGTTTAAGAAATGTCGAAGCACTGGCTATATTCAGAGGAGCTACAGTAGGAGTTAAATATGCTGAGGCATTCCAACTTATAAAATTTATTGAAAAATGA
- a CDS encoding formyltransferase family protein: MRIVFIGCVDFSRAALMQLIQNRETVVGVITKSDSTFNADFCNLSNIAEEAGIPYKLVNDINHPNNVLWIRQLLPDIIFCFGWSNLLKKEILNSAPLGVVGYHPAMLPLNKGRHPLIWTKVLGLPEGGSTFFFMDEDADSGDILHQQSFVINFEDDASDIYKKMTSTALEQINIFIQLLKNGTYLRLSQDRTVGNHWRKRSFADGAIDFRMSTETICNLVRALTKPYVGAHCNVNGNHVKIWKVAPGNCYDLNLEPGKILSVVNGVIEVKTANSSICLVEHEFPVLPHPNKYLI, from the coding sequence ATGCGAATCGTTTTTATTGGCTGTGTAGATTTTTCTCGGGCTGCTTTAATGCAACTTATACAAAATAGAGAAACAGTAGTTGGTGTAATTACCAAATCAGATTCTACATTCAACGCTGATTTTTGCAATCTTTCTAACATTGCTGAAGAAGCTGGTATACCATATAAATTAGTAAATGATATTAATCATCCCAACAATGTTTTGTGGATTCGTCAGTTGTTACCTGATATTATTTTTTGTTTTGGTTGGTCAAATCTGTTAAAAAAAGAGATTTTAAATTCTGCCCCACTGGGTGTTGTAGGATATCATCCTGCTATGCTACCTTTGAATAAAGGAAGACATCCCTTAATTTGGACCAAAGTTTTGGGATTACCTGAAGGCGGGTCAACATTTTTTTTTATGGATGAAGACGCAGATAGCGGTGACATTTTACATCAGCAGTCTTTTGTGATTAATTTTGAAGATGATGCCTCTGATATTTACAAGAAAATGACTTCTACAGCTCTTGAGCAAATTAATATTTTCATTCAATTGTTGAAAAATGGCACTTATTTACGCTTGTCACAAGACAGAACAGTAGGCAACCACTGGAGAAAACGAAGTTTTGCTGATGGGGCTATTGATTTTCGTATGTCTACTGAAACCATTTGTAATCTCGTTCGGGCCCTTACTAAACCTTATGTTGGGGCTCACTGTAATGTAAATGGTAATCATGTTAAAATATGGAAAGTAGCACCTGGTAACTGTTACGATCTCAATCTTGAACCTGGGAAAATTTTGTCGGTAGTAAACGGCGTTATCGAAGTAAAGACAGCAAATTCATCAATATGTCTTGTTGAACATGAATTCCCAGTATTGCCGCACCCAAACAAATATTTGATTTAA
- the neuC gene encoding UDP-N-acetylglucosamine 2-epimerase, with amino-acid sequence MRKICVVTGTRAEYGLLYWTMKSISDDPLLKLQVCVTGMHLASEFGLTYKEIESDGFTIDEKVEILLSSDTTIGISKSIGLGIISFAEVFQRLSPDVILILGDRFEIFAAASAAMVCKIPIAHCHGGESTEGLIDESIRHAVTKMSHLHFTASEEYRNRVIQLGEEPSRVFNVGALGIENINRLTLLDRKAFEESIGFNLGKKSIIVTFHPVTLENATSEKQFQALLDAILYFEDLKIIFTKPNADTDGRVIIQMIDSFVRAHPNKATAAISLGQLKYLSSLQFVDAVVGNSSSGLIEVPSFKKPTINIGDRQRGRMRAISVIDCEPERNSIIKAIQTAFSTEFLEKVKEMKNPYGNGNSSTMIIDQLKATNLDGIIKKRFYSINCR; translated from the coding sequence ATGAGAAAAATTTGTGTGGTTACTGGTACACGAGCAGAATACGGTCTTCTTTACTGGACAATGAAAAGCATTTCGGACGATCCTTTACTGAAGCTTCAAGTATGTGTAACAGGTATGCATCTTGCTTCTGAATTTGGACTAACTTACAAAGAAATTGAGTCCGATGGTTTTACAATAGACGAAAAAGTTGAGATTCTCCTTTCTTCTGATACAACTATTGGTATATCAAAAAGTATAGGATTAGGAATTATTTCTTTTGCAGAAGTATTTCAAAGACTTTCGCCAGACGTAATTTTAATTCTTGGGGATCGTTTTGAAATTTTCGCTGCTGCTTCAGCTGCTATGGTATGTAAAATACCGATTGCTCATTGCCATGGTGGCGAGTCTACTGAAGGTCTTATAGATGAGTCCATAAGACATGCTGTAACCAAAATGTCACATTTACATTTTACAGCTTCAGAAGAATATAGAAATAGGGTTATTCAACTAGGAGAAGAACCATCTCGGGTATTCAATGTTGGGGCATTAGGGATTGAAAATATTAATAGATTAACCTTATTGGATCGCAAAGCATTTGAAGAGTCCATAGGTTTTAATTTAGGTAAGAAAAGTATCATTGTAACTTTTCATCCAGTAACGCTCGAGAATGCAACGTCTGAAAAACAATTTCAAGCTCTTCTAGATGCTATTCTTTATTTTGAAGATCTTAAGATAATATTTACAAAACCGAATGCAGATACAGATGGTCGAGTCATTATTCAAATGATTGATTCTTTTGTAAGAGCACATCCAAATAAAGCAACCGCAGCTATATCTCTGGGTCAACTTAAATATCTTTCGTCGTTACAGTTTGTTGATGCAGTGGTCGGCAATTCATCTAGTGGACTTATTGAAGTTCCTTCATTTAAAAAACCGACTATAAATATTGGTGATAGACAACGTGGTAGAATGAGGGCAATAAGTGTGATTGATTGTGAACCTGAACGAAATTCAATAATAAAAGCAATACAAACTGCATTTTCAACAGAGTTCCTTGAAAAGGTGAAAGAGATGAAAAATCCTTATGGAAATGGGAATTCTTCAACAATGATTATTGATCAACTTAAGGCTACAAACTTAGATGGTATCATAAAAAAAAGATTTTATTCAATAAATTGCAGATAA
- the neuB gene encoding N-acetylneuraminate synthase, whose translation MKKTLIIAEAGVNHNGSYEFAKKLIEIAADAGADFVKFQTFKADKIVNKSAKKADYQIANTNEHDDSQYAMLKDLEMPSQWYPNLIEYSKAKGISFLSTGFDEDSIDFLDELGIPFFKIPSGEITNRLYLQHIALKKKPVIISTGMASMEEIEDALKIFYEAGYPKKDITVLHCNTEYPTPFSDVNLLAMKNIRELLEVRVGYSDHTEGIEVPIAAVALGAEVIEKHFTIDKSMPGPDHKASLEPVELKNMVSAIRNIEQAMAGSGNKEPSVSEKKNIKVIRKSLHFSKSLTKGSVISKNDLVALRPGDGISPMKIDDVIGKTLQQDVKAFQLVDLIFFQ comes from the coding sequence ATGAAAAAGACCCTTATAATAGCAGAAGCAGGCGTAAATCATAATGGTAGTTATGAGTTTGCAAAAAAATTGATTGAAATTGCCGCTGATGCTGGTGCTGATTTCGTGAAATTTCAGACTTTTAAAGCTGATAAGATTGTAAATAAATCTGCAAAAAAGGCTGATTATCAGATAGCGAATACGAACGAACATGATGATTCACAATATGCTATGCTTAAAGATTTAGAGATGCCTTCACAATGGTATCCTAATCTAATAGAATATTCTAAAGCAAAAGGTATTTCTTTTTTATCTACTGGATTTGATGAAGATAGTATAGACTTTCTTGACGAGCTCGGTATTCCCTTTTTCAAGATTCCATCAGGTGAAATTACTAACCGATTGTACCTTCAGCATATAGCTTTGAAAAAAAAACCAGTGATTATCTCTACTGGAATGGCTTCTATGGAAGAAATTGAGGATGCGTTGAAAATATTCTATGAAGCTGGGTATCCAAAAAAGGATATAACCGTATTACATTGTAATACAGAATATCCTACGCCATTTTCTGATGTGAATCTTTTAGCAATGAAAAATATAAGAGAATTACTTGAGGTGCGCGTGGGTTATTCTGATCACACAGAGGGAATCGAAGTGCCTATTGCAGCAGTAGCGCTTGGTGCTGAAGTCATTGAGAAACACTTTACGATTGATAAGTCTATGCCAGGTCCCGATCATAAAGCGTCACTTGAACCAGTTGAATTAAAGAATATGGTAAGTGCTATAAGAAATATAGAGCAAGCTATGGCTGGGTCAGGAAATAAAGAACCTAGTGTTTCAGAAAAAAAAAATATTAAGGTAATAAGAAAAAGTCTTCACTTTTCTAAGAGCCTTACCAAGGGGAGTGTCATATCAAAAAACGATTTAGTGGCTTTACGCCCAGGAGATGGAATTAGTCCTATGAAGATAGACGATGTGATTGGTAAAACTTTACAACAGGATGTTAAAGCATTTCAACTAGTAGATTTAATTTTTTTTCAATGA
- a CDS encoding acetyltransferase, which produces MKKILLIGGGGHCKSVIDVIEQGDLFSIMGIIEKVDFMEKEILGYPIVGTDIDIPNFISKGYAFHVAIGHLMSNDVRRITYMNLKASNAELPVIVSPKAIVSKHAIIHSGTVIHHNAVINAGVIVGENSIINTGAVIEHDTQIGNNCHVSTGAYINGGVRMLDNTFIGSNATIIQNLFIGNNCLIAAGSVVIRDVYDNKTVMGNPAKENLINEKDPYNSRSRRKS; this is translated from the coding sequence TTGAAAAAGATACTTCTAATCGGTGGTGGTGGGCATTGTAAATCTGTTATAGACGTAATAGAGCAAGGAGATCTCTTTTCGATAATGGGTATTATCGAAAAGGTTGATTTTATGGAAAAAGAAATATTAGGTTATCCAATAGTAGGTACAGATATTGATATACCCAATTTCATTAGTAAAGGGTATGCGTTTCATGTAGCGATAGGACATTTAATGTCAAATGATGTTCGTAGAATCACGTATATGAATTTGAAGGCTTCTAATGCGGAACTTCCTGTTATTGTTTCACCGAAAGCTATTGTATCTAAACATGCAATAATCCATTCAGGGACAGTTATCCATCATAATGCAGTAATTAATGCAGGAGTTATTGTTGGAGAAAATTCTATCATAAATACTGGTGCTGTTATAGAACATGACACTCAAATTGGAAATAATTGCCATGTGTCAACCGGTGCCTATATTAATGGGGGTGTTCGTATGCTGGATAACACATTCATTGGTAGTAATGCTACTATTATACAAAATTTATTTATTGGCAATAATTGCTTGATTGCCGCTGGTTCTGTAGTGATTCGTGATGTATATGATAACAAAACTGTAATGGGAAATCCAGCTAAAGAAAATCTCATAAATGAAAAAGACCCTTATAATAGCAGAAGCAGGCGTAAATCATAA
- a CDS encoding LegC family aminotransferase yields the protein MFEDIIDEIRRLFKKSSGFIPLHEPRFQGNESKYVVDAITSTFVSSVGQYVDQFEDRIAKYTGARFAIATVNGTAALHIALILAGVKKDELVITQSLSFIATCNAISYIGADPLFIDIDKQTLGMSSVSLSDFLESKTEIKDNNCYHIPSGKRIAACVPMHTFGHPVDLEKITELCKVHKIPLVEDAAESIGSRYKGKHTGTFGLLGTISLNGNKTITSGGGGAILTDDEYLAKLGKHLTTQSKIPHRWEFDHDMIGYNYRMPNINAALACAQLEQLDSFVESKRRLSEKYNCFFKDYPILFMQEPKDSYSNYWLNAIILSDKSERDAFLEYSNDQLVMTRPVWRLMHKIKMFSNSYCEDMSSSEWVSERLVNIPSSVIL from the coding sequence ATGTTTGAGGATATCATTGATGAAATTCGTCGCCTTTTTAAAAAATCTTCCGGGTTTATACCTCTTCATGAACCCCGGTTTCAAGGGAATGAAAGTAAATATGTAGTTGACGCTATTACTTCAACATTTGTCTCTTCTGTTGGTCAATATGTTGACCAATTTGAGGATAGGATTGCTAAATATACTGGAGCTCGCTTTGCTATAGCTACTGTAAATGGAACGGCAGCATTACATATAGCATTAATACTTGCAGGCGTCAAAAAAGACGAATTAGTTATTACACAATCTCTTTCTTTTATTGCTACCTGTAACGCAATATCCTATATAGGTGCGGATCCTTTATTTATTGATATTGATAAACAAACACTTGGTATGAGTAGTGTCTCTCTTTCAGATTTTCTAGAGAGCAAAACAGAAATAAAAGATAACAATTGTTATCATATACCTTCTGGTAAACGTATCGCAGCGTGCGTACCTATGCATACATTTGGCCATCCGGTAGATTTAGAAAAAATTACTGAACTCTGTAAAGTTCATAAAATACCATTAGTTGAGGATGCAGCAGAATCTATTGGCAGTAGATATAAGGGGAAACATACCGGTACATTTGGACTTTTAGGAACAATTAGCTTGAATGGGAATAAAACAATTACTAGCGGTGGCGGTGGTGCAATTCTTACAGATGATGAGTATTTAGCAAAATTGGGAAAGCATTTGACTACACAATCTAAAATACCACATCGTTGGGAGTTCGATCATGACATGATTGGGTACAATTACCGTATGCCCAACATTAATGCAGCTCTTGCCTGTGCTCAGTTGGAACAGTTAGATAGTTTTGTTGAATCTAAAAGACGATTGTCAGAGAAGTATAATTGTTTTTTTAAAGACTATCCTATTCTTTTTATGCAAGAGCCAAAGGATTCATATTCAAATTATTGGCTAAATGCTATCATCCTTTCTGACAAAAGCGAAAGAGATGCTTTTTTGGAATACTCAAATGATCAATTAGTAATGACGAGACCAGTGTGGCGTTTAATGCATAAGATTAAAATGTTTAGTAATAGTTATTGTGAAGATATGAGCAGCAGCGAATGGGTGAGTGAGAGGCTGGTCAATATTCCAAGTAGCGTTATTCTTTAA
- a CDS encoding NAD-dependent 4,6-dehydratase LegB, with protein MSLRNKKVLVTGADGFIGSHLVEKLVSDGANVRAFVYYNSFNSWGWLDSLPKETLKKVEIFSGDIRDPNAVHHAVKEVQVIFHLAALIAIPYSYYSPDSYVDTNIKGTLNILQASKNNNVERLLVTSTSEVYGTAKFVPITEEHPKQGQSPYSATKIGADFLADSFYRSFNLPITIVRPFNTYGPRQSARAVIPTVISQLLAGYTEIKLGALHPTRDLLFVKDTVAGFLAIANSDVLIGHEVNIATESEISIEDLAKKIIKKINPDAKIISDVTRLRPEKSEVERLFGSNAKIQEYTSWKPEYTLDQGLNETIDWLAQKENLEKYKTNIYNV; from the coding sequence ATGAGTTTAAGAAATAAAAAGGTTCTTGTAACTGGTGCAGATGGATTCATAGGCTCTCATCTGGTAGAGAAACTTGTTTCTGATGGAGCAAATGTAAGGGCATTCGTCTACTATAATTCATTTAATTCATGGGGATGGTTAGACTCATTACCAAAAGAAACTTTGAAAAAAGTTGAAATTTTTAGTGGAGACATTCGAGATCCTAATGCTGTACACCACGCTGTGAAAGAAGTGCAAGTAATTTTTCATCTAGCAGCGCTTATAGCTATTCCATATAGCTATTATTCACCAGATAGTTATGTAGACACAAATATTAAAGGCACACTTAATATATTACAGGCTTCAAAAAATAATAATGTTGAGAGATTATTGGTAACATCCACATCAGAGGTTTATGGTACGGCAAAGTTTGTACCAATTACTGAAGAACATCCTAAGCAAGGGCAATCACCTTATTCTGCTACAAAAATCGGAGCAGATTTTTTAGCTGATTCTTTTTATAGGAGCTTTAATTTGCCAATAACTATAGTGCGTCCATTTAATACATACGGGCCAAGACAATCTGCTAGAGCTGTAATTCCTACAGTTATATCACAATTATTAGCAGGGTATACAGAAATTAAATTAGGGGCATTACACCCAACTCGAGATTTGTTATTTGTAAAAGATACAGTGGCTGGATTTTTGGCGATAGCGAATTCAGATGTATTAATTGGTCACGAAGTGAACATAGCAACTGAATCTGAAATATCAATTGAGGATTTAGCAAAGAAAATTATCAAGAAAATTAATCCCGATGCTAAAATTATATCTGATGTAACAAGATTAAGACCAGAAAAAAGCGAAGTCGAAAGGTTATTTGGTTCAAATGCGAAAATACAAGAATATACTAGCTGGAAGCCGGAATACACGTTAGATCAAGGTCTTAATGAAACAATTGATTGGCTAGCTCAAAAAGAAAATCTAGAAAAGTACAAAACAAATATTTATAATGTTTGA
- a CDS encoding SLBB domain-containing protein, with protein MKMHFLLRFPIFVLFFLTVTTVQAQDILKGKDLGAIKVDQLSDADIAKLKAQLNDSKITIEQAEQIALAKGMSAAEFTKLKVRLNVGVQGQKATGALKSDLKGASKTIEKQNNSKDSLDSEQYEKKKPQPLINPLIFGSELYTSMAPNFEPNLKLATPLNYILGPDDELMVTVYGVQEYTGELLVSDEGNVNIPNVGQIRVAGLTIEAATQKLKTVMGNTVYPYLKNGGSKLSVTLNKIRSIKVTVIGANRPGNYTLSSLSTVFNALYVAGGPTEFGSFREIELVRNNKVERKIDLYRMLLNGDQSDNIGLKDNDVIRIPAYKKRVELQGQVKRPGIFEVLPGESFQQVLEFASGFTDTAYTAIVKVFQNSDRERKIKDVPASEYQQYQPESGDLFVVSKILNRFQNRVKINGAVFRPDVYQLTTGLTVADLIRKADGLKEDAYTGRAQILRLENDLSRSILSFDVRKALSGDDMHNLSLKREDEILISSVLDLRDSFKVTIQGEIRIPGEYNYVENLTLRDIILQAGGFTDAAYKNIEIARLIKRDSIALTDNRASAIINAEIDGDLSANASAVTIMPFDVITVRRKAGYTLPESVIVSGQVQYPGPYALRNRTERVSDLLKRSGGYTPDAFPEGSYIKRYLTVEEKNKKEDAKEIQKSIISKDTATLSELDKSSKREFVKVPLDLIRIMNNPGSIDDIVLRMNDELVVPKFDGQVRISGAVLLESQVPYNPKNSLRDYVNNAGGFSGESWKKKSYVIYANGKAATRKSFLFFKSYPKILPGSEIVVPQKPQRKGMTTTEIVGFTTGLASLSAILLSILK; from the coding sequence ATGAAAATGCATTTTTTATTGAGGTTTCCAATTTTCGTTTTGTTCTTTCTGACTGTGACTACGGTTCAGGCCCAGGATATTTTGAAAGGAAAAGACCTAGGTGCGATTAAAGTAGATCAGTTGTCTGATGCTGATATTGCTAAATTGAAAGCCCAGTTGAATGACTCTAAGATTACCATTGAGCAAGCAGAGCAAATCGCGTTGGCTAAAGGTATGAGTGCGGCTGAATTTACCAAATTAAAAGTTAGGTTAAATGTCGGCGTCCAAGGTCAAAAAGCGACTGGCGCACTAAAATCAGACTTGAAAGGTGCTAGTAAAACGATTGAAAAGCAAAATAATAGTAAGGATTCTCTTGATTCGGAACAATATGAAAAGAAAAAGCCTCAGCCGCTAATCAATCCATTGATCTTTGGTTCAGAATTGTATACTTCCATGGCGCCCAACTTCGAACCAAATTTGAAACTGGCTACTCCCTTGAATTATATATTGGGGCCTGATGATGAATTGATGGTGACTGTGTATGGAGTTCAAGAATATACTGGTGAATTATTGGTGTCTGATGAAGGCAATGTAAATATACCCAATGTTGGGCAGATAAGAGTAGCTGGGTTGACTATTGAAGCCGCTACACAAAAATTAAAAACAGTGATGGGTAATACTGTGTATCCTTATTTAAAAAATGGGGGATCAAAATTATCTGTTACACTGAATAAGATCAGAAGTATTAAAGTAACGGTGATTGGTGCGAATCGTCCAGGTAATTACACGTTGTCTTCTTTGTCTACTGTATTCAATGCATTGTATGTAGCTGGTGGTCCAACAGAGTTTGGTAGTTTTCGAGAAATCGAGTTGGTACGCAATAATAAGGTAGAGCGAAAGATTGATTTATATCGAATGTTATTGAATGGCGATCAATCAGATAATATCGGGTTGAAGGATAATGATGTGATTCGTATTCCTGCTTACAAAAAAAGAGTAGAATTACAGGGGCAGGTGAAAAGACCCGGTATTTTTGAAGTATTACCCGGAGAGAGTTTTCAACAGGTATTAGAATTCGCATCCGGTTTTACAGATACAGCTTACACGGCTATCGTAAAAGTATTTCAAAACAGTGATCGTGAAAGAAAAATAAAAGATGTACCTGCATCAGAGTACCAACAATATCAACCTGAGTCGGGTGATCTATTTGTGGTATCGAAAATTTTAAATCGTTTTCAAAACAGGGTTAAGATCAATGGGGCAGTTTTCAGACCTGATGTGTATCAATTAACAACCGGATTAACTGTTGCAGACTTGATCCGCAAAGCGGATGGTTTAAAAGAAGATGCATATACCGGTAGGGCACAAATATTGCGACTAGAAAATGATCTTAGCAGATCCATTCTTTCTTTTGATGTCCGTAAAGCCTTGTCTGGTGACGATATGCATAATCTTTCATTAAAACGTGAAGATGAAATATTAATTAGTTCAGTCTTAGATCTGAGAGATTCCTTTAAGGTGACTATACAGGGCGAGATCAGAATACCCGGAGAATACAATTATGTCGAAAACCTGACACTTCGGGATATCATTCTGCAAGCAGGTGGATTTACGGATGCCGCTTATAAAAATATTGAAATTGCTCGCTTAATTAAAAGAGATAGTATAGCACTTACTGATAATAGAGCAAGTGCTATTATTAATGCAGAAATTGACGGAGATCTAAGTGCCAATGCTAGTGCTGTGACTATTATGCCTTTCGATGTTATCACTGTAAGAAGAAAAGCCGGATATACATTACCGGAGTCGGTAATAGTTTCAGGTCAAGTGCAATACCCGGGCCCTTATGCGTTAAGAAACAGAACCGAAAGAGTGAGCGATCTTTTGAAGAGATCTGGTGGTTATACGCCAGATGCCTTTCCTGAGGGATCTTATATTAAACGTTATCTGACAGTGGAAGAAAAAAATAAAAAAGAAGATGCTAAAGAAATCCAGAAAAGTATTATTAGTAAAGATACAGCTACATTAAGTGAACTTGATAAAAGTAGCAAGAGAGAATTCGTCAAAGTTCCTTTAGATCTTATTAGAATTATGAATAACCCCGGATCGATTGACGATATTGTTTTACGTATGAATGATGAACTTGTCGTGCCAAAGTTTGATGGACAGGTTAGAATCAGTGGAGCCGTTTTATTAGAGTCTCAAGTGCCATATAATCCAAAAAATAGTCTCAGAGATTATGTTAATAATGCTGGAGGCTTTAGTGGAGAATCATGGAAAAAAAAATCATATGTCATATATGCTAATGGGAAAGCCGCTACCCGCAAAAGTTTTTTATTTTTCAAATCTTATCCTAAAATACTACCTGGCAGCGAGATTGTGGTTCCTCAAAAACCTCAACGGAAGGGAATGACTACAACTGAAATTGTTGGGTTTACTACAGGTTTAGCAAGTTTGTCTGCAATTTTATTGTCTATATTAAAATAG